ATCAGGTTCTCGCCCTCCAGCGCGATCCGCCCACCGGACACCTGCCCGGGATGGGACAAAAGCCCCATAATCGCGTTGCCGACGGTCGATTTGCCCGCGCCGCTTTCGCCGATGAGCCCGACAATCTCACCGCGCCGCACCTTCAGGTCAAAGCTATGTACGGCCGTGAAGTCACCCAAGCGATGGGGGAAGGTGACCTTGAGGTCTTTGGTTTCGCACAGAATATCGGTCATCGCAGCCTCGGGTTCAAATAGTCGCGAATCCAGTCGGCGACGAGGTTGAACGCAACCACCATCACCAGCAGCATGATGCCGGGGAAGATCACGACCCACCAAACACCCGAGAACAGGTATTGGCTGCCGATCTGGATCAACGCCCCCAGCGAGGGTTCGGTCAGGGGGGTGCCAAGGCCCAGAAAAGACAGCGTTGCTTCGGTCACGATGGCCACGGCGATTTGCAACATGGCAAGCACCAGCACCGGCCCAAGAATATTGGGAGTGATGTGGCGCAGGATAATGGTGAGCGTCGGCAAGCCCAAGGCATGACAGGCGGTTACGTAGTCCTGATTGCGCTGAACCAGTGTCGAGGCACGTACAATCCGCGCAAATTGAACCCAGCCCGCCAATCCAATGGCGAGGATCATGATCGGCACAGCGGCTTGCGCAAAGACATCTGCGGGCAGCGAGGCCTTGAGGATGCCATTGAACAAAAGCGCGATCAGAATGGGCGGGAAGGCAAACTGGACTTCGGCAATGCGCATCAGGACTGCATCCGTCATCCCGCCAAAATACCCTGCAAGCAAGCCAACAGTCATGCCAATCACAACCGACAGGGCAACAGCGCCAATACCGACCAGCAGCGAAATCCGCCCGCCATAAAGCATGGCCGACAAGACGTCGCGCCCCTGCAAATCCGTTCCCAACAGAAATCGCGGATCAGCGCCGTCAGCCCAAGCAGGTGGCATGTTGTTATCCATGATCGAGATCGTCGCGGGATCAAACGGCGTGTGCGGTGCGAAGATTGGGGCAAAGGTGCAGCCAACAATCATCAGCACAATGATGATGGCAGAGACAATGGTGACGGGCGAATTGAGCAATTCGTACCAGAAATCAGAGCGGATACGGTCAAACATATCAAAGTGCTCCATGTCGAATACGCGGGTCGATCAGCACATAGATTGCGTCCACCAAAAGGTTGGAAATCGTGAACACCAGACCGACAAAGATCAGATATGCGGCCAGCAGCGGGATGTCGCTTTGCCCGATGGCATGCAGCAAGAGCGAACCCATGCCCGGCCATTGAAAGACCAGCTCTGTGATGATCGAAAACGCAAAAAGCGAGCTGAGCTGCAAGCCAATCGCGGTGACAACCGGCACCAGAGTGTTTTTCAGCGCGTGGCCGAAGTAAACTCTTTTGCCGGGCAGCCCGCGCGCCCAAGCAAAGCGGATGTAATCGGTGCGCAGCACCTCCAGCATTTCGGCGCGGATCAGGCGCAGGATCACACCAAGCTGGAATAGGCAAAGGACAGCGGCCGGCATCAGTGCATGGCTGAGCCCGTCCCATGTAAACAGGCTGGAGCGTAATCCGAAAACCGTCGCCAGATCGCCGCGACCAAAAGAAGGCAACCAGTTCAGCCAGACCGAGAACACCAAGATCAGAAGTATACCGAGCAGAAACGAAGGGATGGACACGCCGATGACAGAAATCGCCATGATCGTCTGGGCAATCCCGCCCTTGCGTCGAATGCCGGTGTAGATCCCTGCGGGAATGGCCAGCAGCAGCGACAGCACGCCGGACAACAGCACCAGTTCAACGGTTGCGGGCAGTCTGTCGGCAATCATTTCGCTCACGTCGCGATTGAAGCTGTAGGAAATCCCGAAATCACCCTGCACGGCGTTCACGACATAGCGGGCGTATTGCATAAGGATCGGATCGTTCAAACCAAGGCTTTCGCGCAGCGCTTCGCGGTCTTCTACGGTTGTTTCCTGTCCCACCAGAGACAGAACCGGGTCGCCCACGAATTGAAAGACAAGGAAGCCGACAAGGGCAACGCAGAGCATGACAATCGTGGCCTGAAACACGCGGGCCAGCAGAAAGTACATTTCAGTGTTCCATTTGATAGGAGAGACTTTGGAGGATGCGGTCCGATATGACGGGTGATGTGACCAGGCCGCAAAACCAAGGCTTAGTTGACGTTGAAGTATTCCAGCGGGAATTCAAACGTCGGGTGCTGCACAACATCGATATTCTCGGCCGCACCCCAGACCAATTGCTGCACATGCAGCGGCACCAGGCAGACATCTTCGACCATCAGCGCCATGGCGTCTTGCAGCATAGCCTCGCGTGCCGCTGCATCCATGGTCACCGCAGCCTCTGCCGCCAATGTGTCCGCTTCTGGCACCGAGCAGCCGGAGATGTTCCAGGCACCCACACCGTTGTCCAGATCGCGCGTGCCCAGCACGTTTTGGAACACGTTCAGGCTGTCCATGGTGGAGGGTGTCCAGCTGAGCAGGAAGAACGAGGTGCCGAAATCAGGCGCAACCACTTTGGGAAAGAACTGGGCTTTGGGCTGGGCGATCAGGTTTACCGTGATGCCGACCCGTGCCAGCAGGCTGACCGTGGCCTGACAAATCTGCCCGTCGTTCACATAGCGGTCGGTAGAGCAATCCATCGTCAGCTCGAACCCATCGGGGTAGCCTGCCTCGGCAAGAAGCGCCTTGGCCGTGTCCACGTTATATTCCAGCCGCGTCAGATCGGGGTTGTAGCCGTTCACCTTATCCATGACGTATTGAGTGGCCAGCGTGGCCTGCCCCTGCATCACGCGGTCGATGATGGCCTGTGCATCCACGGCGTGGGCGATGGCCTGACGGACCCGCAGATCAAGGAACGGGTTGCCCTCGACAGGGCTTTCGATGATTTGATCGCGCCATTGGTCCATTCCGATATACATCGTGCGCGCCTCGGCGCTGGAGACGACTTTGACGCCCTCACCGGCTTCGACGCGTGCAATGTCCTGCAATGGCAGTGGCATCACCAGATCAACCTCGCCAGACAACAGCGCCGATACAAGCGTCGCCGCGTTGTTGATGGGCGTGAAGACAACTTCGGTCACATTGCCTGTCTCGCCCCAATAGCCATCAAAAGCGGTCAGCGTCGTCTCTTCACCCTGCGCGCGAGACACGACGGAAAATGGACCAGTGCCGTTGGCGTTGGTCGCGCTGAATGCCTTTTCTTCGGCCTGAAGATTGATTGGTTCCGCCGCGCCGTTCGCTTCGGCCCATTGTTTATCGAGGATCATAAGGTCCAGCAGATCGTTCAGCAGGATCGGGTTCGGCGCTTTGGTTACGATTTCGACGTTCATGTCGTCGACCGCGCTGTAGCTTTCGACGGAGGCCAGCACGTGTTTGAAGTTCGAGGTTTCAGACAAGGCGCGGTCCATGCTGAAAATCACATCATCGGCGGCGAAAGCAGACCCATCATGAAACGTCACACCATCGCGCAACTTGAAGCGCCATGTGGTTGCATCGACCTGTTCCCAGCTTTCTGCCAACTGGCCTGCAATCTCGAAGTTTCTGTCGCGTGCAACAAGACCTTCGTAGATATTGGCCAAAAAGTAGTTGGTAAAGCTCTCGTTGTGGCTGTGCGGATCAAGGCTGGTTGCATCGCCCTGCGACGCCATACGCAGCGTTTCTGCGTGGGCTGGTGCAACCAGCGCGGTCGAAAGAACCAATGCCGTAGAAAGAGGCGCGAGGTAAGTTTTTAGCATTTTTTCACCCTGTTGAGATTTTGATTCCCATCAGGTTATTGCCAAAAGCATCATGCTAGAATTGCAGCAAATAGAATTTATCGTTGCGCCTTGCGCAACATTAATGTGCTGGTTGAAATGCGACCATTGACCTCGTGATATGTTCAACCAGTCGCGTGGCCCCTTCAGGCAAGCGTCTCCCATAACGCGTAAATACCGAGGCCTCCCCCTTGCTCAGCTCCGGCACCGCCAGGCGTTTTGTAATGATTGTACTGTCGGCGATTTCGCGGGTCACGACAAAAGCAGGCAGAACTGTTACTCCAAGCCCTTCGCGCACAAAATTTCGCAGCACAGCCAAAGAATTGGAATGGACAAGGGCGCGCAACCTCACACCATGTGCAGCTTCGGCCACGGCGATCATATCCCCCACACCAAAGCCCGATTTCAGCAGGGCACATGGCAAAGCTTCGAGTTGCGGCATCGTGATCGGTTCAGCCAAATCGGCCCATTGCGCAGTAGGGCTGACCAACAAATCCAACGGTTGTTTGGCTTGCGCTGCTATGCGAATGGCGCGCTCTTTGCCCACATTGTAGGCTAGACCAATGTGGGCGCGGTCCGTTCGAACAGCATGTAAAACTTGTTCTGTTGATCCGCTCAGCAAATCGTAGGTAAATCCGGGAAACACCTTGCTATAAGACTTGATCGCGTTGCCCACGAAATCACTGATAAAGCCGTCCCCCACCGCAATCACCAATTCGCCGCGCCGCATACCTTTGAGTTCGTCGAACTCTGACAGTAACGCTTCCTGCTCGCCTTGTTGATGCTTCAAGTAAGTTTGCAGGAGCGTTCCCGCTTCGGTCGGGCGCACCCCTTTTCGGCCCCGTTCAATTAACGCTGTGCCCAGTGACGTTTCCAGTGCCTTGATCTGGCGGCTAATTGTGGAAGGCTCAACGCCCAAACGTTCTGATGCAGATCTTATTGATCCCTCTTCGCAGGCAACGAGGAATGCGTCTGCCTGAACTATATCGATCTTAGACAAATGAGGTTCCTTGTCGTTGCCACATGGTTCTACACCACTCCAGAAGG
This genomic interval from Paracoccaceae bacterium contains the following:
- a CDS encoding LysR family transcriptional regulator, coding for MSKIDIVQADAFLVACEEGSIRSASERLGVEPSTISRQIKALETSLGTALIERGRKGVRPTEAGTLLQTYLKHQQGEQEALLSEFDELKGMRRGELVIAVGDGFISDFVGNAIKSYSKVFPGFTYDLLSGSTEQVLHAVRTDRAHIGLAYNVGKERAIRIAAQAKQPLDLLVSPTAQWADLAEPITMPQLEALPCALLKSGFGVGDMIAVAEAAHGVRLRALVHSNSLAVLRNFVREGLGVTVLPAFVVTREIADSTIITKRLAVPELSKGEASVFTRYGRRLPEGATRLVEHITRSMVAFQPAH
- a CDS encoding ABC transporter permease, with product MFDRIRSDFWYELLNSPVTIVSAIIIVLMIVGCTFAPIFAPHTPFDPATISIMDNNMPPAWADGADPRFLLGTDLQGRDVLSAMLYGGRISLLVGIGAVALSVVIGMTVGLLAGYFGGMTDAVLMRIAEVQFAFPPILIALLFNGILKASLPADVFAQAAVPIMILAIGLAGWVQFARIVRASTLVQRNQDYVTACHALGLPTLTIILRHITPNILGPVLVLAMLQIAVAIVTEATLSFLGLGTPLTEPSLGALIQIGSQYLFSGVWWVVIFPGIMLLVMVVAFNLVADWIRDYLNPRLR
- a CDS encoding ABC transporter permease translates to MYFLLARVFQATIVMLCVALVGFLVFQFVGDPVLSLVGQETTVEDREALRESLGLNDPILMQYARYVVNAVQGDFGISYSFNRDVSEMIADRLPATVELVLLSGVLSLLLAIPAGIYTGIRRKGGIAQTIMAISVIGVSIPSFLLGILLILVFSVWLNWLPSFGRGDLATVFGLRSSLFTWDGLSHALMPAAVLCLFQLGVILRLIRAEMLEVLRTDYIRFAWARGLPGKRVYFGHALKNTLVPVVTAIGLQLSSLFAFSIITELVFQWPGMGSLLLHAIGQSDIPLLAAYLIFVGLVFTISNLLVDAIYVLIDPRIRHGAL
- a CDS encoding ABC transporter substrate-binding protein; amino-acid sequence: MLKTYLAPLSTALVLSTALVAPAHAETLRMASQGDATSLDPHSHNESFTNYFLANIYEGLVARDRNFEIAGQLAESWEQVDATTWRFKLRDGVTFHDGSAFAADDVIFSMDRALSETSNFKHVLASVESYSAVDDMNVEIVTKAPNPILLNDLLDLMILDKQWAEANGAAEPINLQAEEKAFSATNANGTGPFSVVSRAQGEETTLTAFDGYWGETGNVTEVVFTPINNAATLVSALLSGEVDLVMPLPLQDIARVEAGEGVKVVSSAEARTMYIGMDQWRDQIIESPVEGNPFLDLRVRQAIAHAVDAQAIIDRVMQGQATLATQYVMDKVNGYNPDLTRLEYNVDTAKALLAEAGYPDGFELTMDCSTDRYVNDGQICQATVSLLARVGITVNLIAQPKAQFFPKVVAPDFGTSFFLLSWTPSTMDSLNVFQNVLGTRDLDNGVGAWNISGCSVPEADTLAAEAAVTMDAAAREAMLQDAMALMVEDVCLVPLHVQQLVWGAAENIDVVQHPTFEFPLEYFNVN